In Actinomadura luzonensis, a single window of DNA contains:
- a CDS encoding roadblock/LC7 domain-containing protein, translated as MNELSHAARGVDWLITDFVSTVPGVAHAVVVSSDGLPLAASSGFPADRADQLAAIASGLVSLTQGAARVFEGGAVNQTIVEMQRGLMLIMSISDGSCLAVLAAPDCDMGLVAYQMTLMVERAGQVLTPAVRAELRASQTR; from the coding sequence ATGAACGAGCTGAGCCACGCGGCACGCGGGGTGGATTGGTTGATCACCGACTTCGTCAGCACGGTCCCGGGTGTCGCGCACGCGGTGGTCGTCTCATCGGACGGACTGCCGCTGGCCGCCTCTTCGGGCTTCCCGGCCGACCGCGCCGACCAGCTGGCCGCCATCGCGTCCGGGCTGGTCAGCCTGACCCAGGGCGCGGCCAGGGTGTTCGAGGGAGGGGCGGTCAACCAGACGATCGTGGAGATGCAACGCGGGCTCATGCTGATCATGTCGATCAGCGACGGCTCGTGCCTGGCGGTCCTGGCCGCCCCTGACTGCGACATGGGCCTGGTGGCCTACCAGATGACGCTGATGGTCGAGCGCGCCGGGCAGGTGCTGACCCCCGCTGTGCGCGCGGAGCTGCGTGCCAGCCAGACCAGGTGA
- a CDS encoding DUF742 domain-containing protein, producing the protein MTDPRWNSGGWAPESQPQPQSQPQPQLNPDPASPVRPYAVTGGRTAPRVKLAMEALVSSATAEHREFSHITPEYQAISQLCRQVRSVAEVSALLRIPLGVVRVLIADMAAEGLVRVHQPQLEDAGRPDVNLLERVLSGLRRL; encoded by the coding sequence ATGACGGACCCCAGATGGAACAGCGGCGGTTGGGCGCCCGAGTCGCAGCCTCAGCCCCAGTCCCAACCCCAGCCGCAGCTGAACCCGGACCCCGCATCGCCCGTCCGCCCCTACGCCGTGACCGGTGGACGGACGGCGCCGCGGGTCAAGCTGGCGATGGAGGCCCTGGTGTCCTCGGCGACGGCCGAGCACCGGGAGTTCTCGCATATCACGCCGGAGTACCAGGCGATCAGCCAACTCTGCCGGCAGGTCCGGTCCGTCGCGGAGGTCTCCGCCCTTCTCCGGATCCCCCTCGGCGTGGTCCGCGTGCTGATCGCTGACATGGCGGCCGAGGGCCTGGTCCGCGTGCACCAGCCACAGCTGGAGGACGCCGGCCGGCCCGATGTGAATTTGCTCGAAAGGGTGCTCAGTGGACTTCGCAGGCTCTAG